The window AGATAGGAAATGTTGGCCCTGAATTAGGGCAGTTGTATATCGTCGACTCGTTCATGGTTGTTGTTACTGGAGGTGTTGGGAAAATAGCAGGTACTGTTGCGGGGGCTTTGGGTTTGGGGGTGCTGAATAAATTCCTCGAACCAGTTGCAGGAGCAGTATTGGGGAAAATTATAGTTTTGATTCTTATTGTTATATTAATTCAAAAACGACCACAGGGATTATTTGCTCCAAAAGGTCGCATGGTCGAAAACTAGGTTAATGATCATAAAATTTATGCATTTACATTCCTATAGGGAATGGTTTGTTATTTTAACTTTATTAGTACTTTCTACGGTACTCCTTCCTCTTTCTAATTTATTAGTTCCTGAAGAATCTTTTTTTCATGTTCCAGATTATATGTTTGCCCTGATGGGTAAATATTTATGTTATGCGCTGGTAGCTTTAGCTATGGACTTGATATGGGGATATACAGGTATTCTTAGTTTGGGTCATGGGGTCTTCTTTTCTATGGGTGGATATGCAATGGGCATGTATCTGATGAGGAGTGTTGGAAAAGAAGGTGTTTATAAAAGTGACCTTCCAGACTTTATGGTCTTTTTGGATTGGAAAGAGTTGCCCTGGTATTGGTATGGATTTGATTACTTTGCCTTTACTTTACTGGTGATTCTTGTCTTGCCAGCTCTATTTGCCTTTATCTTTGGTTATTTTGCTTTCAAATCAAGAATTAAAGGTGTCTATTTTGCCATCATTACCCAGGCGATGACCTTTGCGCTCATGCTTTTGTTCTTTAGAAATGAAACGGGTTTTGGTGGCAATAATGGTCTTACTGATTTTAAACGTATTCTGGGGTACTCGTTGCAAGAACCATCGACCAAAATGAGTTTGTATGTCATTACTGTAATCGTATTATTTTTGAGCTACATAATTTCTCGATACATAGTACAGTCCAAGCTGGGTCGTGTGCTTACAGCAATTCGTGACGCTGAAAGTCGGGTAATGTTCTCAGGATACAATACGATTCACTACAAGCTGTTTATTTGGACACTCTCGGCATTCTTTTGTGGGATTGCTGGAGCCCTCTACGTTCCTCAAGTCGGGATTATCAACCCCAGTGAAATGCAACCTGCGAATTCGATTGAAATGGCAATCTGGGTTGCGGTTGGAGGTCGTGGAACTTTGAGTGGGGCTCTGGTTGGTGCTGGCCTGGTAAATGGGGCAAAAAGCTGGTTTACAGTAGCGGCTCCAGACTATTGGCTCTATTTTTTAGGTGCTTTATTTATTGTTGTAACTTTATTTTTCCCAAAAGGCTTTGCTGGGATTTTTGATCGATTCAATTCAAAGGAAAAATTAAGGGAGTCTGCTTAATGTCCGGAGTTCATATCAAAGATGATTCAATTGATACAACTCATGGTTGTATCCTTTATCTGGAAAATATTACTGTGAGCTTTGATGGGTTTAAAGCGCTTAACGAATTAAACCTTTATATTGATGATGGAGAACTGAGATGCATTATAGGTCCTAATGGTGCAGGAAAAACCACCATGATGGATGTGATTACTGGGAAAACACGCCCGGATCATGGTACCGTTTTTTTTGGTCAAAACCATGACCTCACTAAAATGGCGGAATATGAAATATCACATGCGGGTATAGGTCGTAAGTTTCAAAAGCCAACGGTTTTTCTCAATCATACCGTTTTTGAAAACCTGGAATTGGCATTGCATACCAAAAAGAATGTCTGGCAATCCCTAATCAAACCCCTGACAAGTGAACAAAAAGAAACTATTGAAAAAGATTTGGAGACAATAGGTTTGCAAGATCAAAAAGATCTTAGGGCTGGATTGCTGTCTCATGGCCAAAAACAATGGCTCGAAATTGGGATGTTGCTGGTTCAAGATCCGAGACTCTTGTTGATTGATGAACCTGTCGCGGGAATGACACACCAGGAAACTGAGCACACGGCGGAGTTGTTAAAATCACTTGCAGGAAAACACTCTATTGTGGTGGTCGAGCACGAAATGGACTTTATTCGTTCAATAGCAAACAGGGTAACGGTTTTGCATGAAGGCCATGTGTTGGCAGAAGGAAAAATGGAAGATGTACAGAATGACTCAAAAGTCATTGAAGTATATTTAGGGAGCTAGGAATGCTAAAAGTTCAAGAACTGAATCAATTTTATGGAGAAAGTCACACTCTTTGGGATGTGAACCTGAATGTTTTCCCTGGAACCTGTACATGTTTGATGGGGAGAAATGGAGTAGGAAAGACAACATTGCTTAAAACTATTATGGGGCTTTTGCCGGTAACTTCCGGTTCTATCAAATTAGAGGATTGCGAGCTTGCTAAACAACCAGCAGAATTAAGAGCGCATAAAGGAATTGGTTATGTGCCTCAAGGCCGCGAAATATTCACTCAATTAAGCGTTGAGGAAAATCTTCGTGTTGGTCTTCTGGCTCGTGGAGATGGGTTGCGCGAAATCCCCGAATTCATATTTGAAATATTTCCCGTGTTAAAACAAATGCTCACTCGGAGAGGGGGAGATCTTTCAGGGGGGCAACAACAGCAACTAGCTATAGGAAGGGCTTTGATTCTTAATCCTAAACTCTTAATTTTAGATGAACCAACAGAAGGTATCCAGCCGAATATTGTGCGTGAGATTGGAGATATCATTATTCGCTTGAATCAGGAAAAAGGACTGACAATATTGCTGGTGGAGCAAAAGCTACCCTTTGCTCGCCGTGTAGCCCAAAAGTTTTGCATTCTGGACAAAGGTCGGGACGTTGTAGCGGATGACATGGAAAACCTGGGAGAAGAAATTATAAACCAATACTTAACAGTGTAATACCGGGAGGCCACGTACAAGTTTTGGGTATAGATCTCCAGCACCGGAAGCAATGCAGCTTCCGAGAACAGTTATGACTTAAAGAAACTGAACTCTACAAAAGGACTAAACTTCGGGGTTTGGTCAGTTTGAGTCTTCCGAGCCCTATAGTCTTTTAAGCGAGAACCTATGGTGGATTTAAATTTAATTGAATCAACCAGCGAAAAACTCCAAATAAAAAGCCATCATTTATAAAGTTTTATCAAAGCTTTAATTCCAAAGTTTTAATCCCAAAACTTATCTGCCGTTTGAAACATACTTGTCTCTAATTTTCATTAACTGGTATTTGTTAATTAGTAATTCCTTCCAGGATTTAGAAACAAATGAAAACTCTTCAATTTGCGTTATGCGCTTTTGGTATTTGGTTGGTCAATTAAAAAGGTTTGCCGCCTCATATCAATAAAAGACTATACAGCAATAGCTATACCAACTTCATCGAACTGGTAAAATAGAGCTGGTAAAGTGGTTTTAGGATATAGTGAGGAAATTCTGCAAGAAACTATGACCCCGAAATACGTGGAAAAAGCTGAATATGAACGAATTATCGTGAGTTTGAGGGGATTAACCTGAAAAGTTCGGACCTTGGGTTTCTTAGGTTTCAGGCTTACGAGGCCATCCTCCAGATACTTGCGATACCAGTTATAGATGGTGCTCCGATGAATGCCAAACTCTTTCAACGCCTGGCGAATGGAGAGTTCAGAGTTCTCAACGATTCGAAGGATCTCTATCTTCTCAGAATGATTGTATCGCTTAGCTTTTTAACTCAAATGGTCTACATTCAGCTGACGCCAAACAGCAGGTGGCATAGTTATATTTTAGAGAATATTTTCTAATAGGATTTGAAGAAAACTCAAAGTTTAAATCAAATCGATAAAATTAAAATACAAGAAAATCCACCCATTTTAAGATGATTATTATAAAAGCGCTGAACATTTGTTAACTCAGATATAAATTACCCTGATAGAATCCTTGAGCAGAATGGTACAGAAATTGCAAAATTGCTCATAGAAACTCTATAATTCCAAACTTATTTAAGCGTTAAATCAATTAAAGGCAATTTAGATATTGTTCGGGTCTTAGGTTATTCGGTTATGTTTTTTTGTTCAAACTGAATTTTGTTATTTAGAAACCGAAATCTCAAGAAGTAAAAACAGTATTAATGTTTTCAATAAATATTTTGAACTTTTCTTTTTATTCTTATATACAAGCGAAAGATGACTGATTAGATTTCTGCCTAAAGGCGCATGAATTTCAAGCTTTAGTGAATTTATTAAAAAATGTTATTTTAATAAAAACTTATGGAGGTATTAAATTGCTTGAAAATAAAAAAACAGTATTCGTCATAACCTTGTTGATATCTTTTCTTTTACTTCTGTTTTTGCCCGCTACCTCGTTTTCAAGTCCCAGGGAGAATCCCAGGCAGAAGTCTTCAAAGAATTCTAAACAGAAAGAAGCATTGAAAAAAAACATAATTGAATTTTCTTACTATTTTGATTCGCGCGACTACAACACAGTAAATATCTTAACTCTTTTCCCAAATCTTCCTTTCGATCTAAATATATTTGGATTTGTTGATTTCCACGGAAATCAAAATCAACCGGAAAATCGATATGATTTAACCCAATATTTTATGGAATATCGCCTGGGACGTCCTTTATTTCCAAAAAGCTCTGGCTGGATTAAAGGGCTTGGGATTGAAGCGGAACATAACGATTTCAATGGGCAAAGAAATCATGTTTCCCGATTTGGATTTACCTATAAACATAAATTTAAATTATTTAATAATAAAAAAAGTTGGCTGCAATGGCGATATCATCCTTATGAGACTGACGGATCTGGCAGCCAGGCTAGTTTAATTTATTTTATTGGTTTGACGGACGATTTGTTTATCAACGGGTTTGCTGATATTAATTTTATCGAAGACGGAGAGGATCGGTGGTTATTGGAGCCTCAACTTAACTATGTGTTAACCGATCTAATAGATGCGGCTATTGAGTTTCGTTATAATGAATTTGAAGACGCTAATTTAAAATTAGACGGGGTTGGAGTTGCCCTGGGATTGAAATTTAAATTCTAAGGAGACCTGGAAAATAACTTTTTACGACGCGCGACCTTATGAAATAAGGTCCTGTGAATTGCCTGAAGTAAAATATCGAATTGTAGGAACTCGTTAAATATTTGAGAGGTAACGGATGTATAACTTTTCTAAAATTAAGAGTTATGTGATTTTTGTTACTATATTCCTTATTTCCTGCAGCGATGAAATTAAAATAAATAAAAACGAACCATTGGAGGAAAAAAGAGTTTCTAAGGTTTACAACTTAAAACTTGGACATGGTATGCCAGGGGTAAGCCCTCAACAATTAGCTGCAGAGAAATTTAAGGAGATTGTCGAAAAGAAAAGCAAAGGTCGGTTGAAAATCGATATATTTCCCAATCAAATAATGGGCACCGACCAGGAAATGATTCAAAAGGCAATTAAAGGGGATTTGGACATCATATTACCTCCATCATACAAATTAAACTCCATAGTTTCTTCAGCGTTTTACTTAGATTTACCTTTCTATTTTGAAAACAGAAAAGAGCTTTACAGAATGTTAGATGGAACTCCTGGAGGGATCTTGAAGAAAAATCTGTTAGGAAAAGGTTTAGTGGGTGTTGCCTTTTGGGAAAGCGGTTTTAAACATTTTACGGCGAATAAAGAGATCCATTCACCAGCGGACCTCGAAAATCTAAAATTCCGGACCGCGAAAAGCCCATTTTTGTTCGAACAATATAAACGGCTTGGGGCAAAACCATACTTTATAGATTTTCAAAAAATACCGAACGCTTTGAAGGATGGAGTTATAAGCGCGCAAGAAAACTCTCTTGATTCAATATTAAATTTAAAATTATATGAGCATCAATCGCATTTAATCTTGAGCGAACATGGTTATATTGGTTATCTTTTGACGTTGAGTAAGAAAGTTTACGACAACCTTCCTCAAGATTTACAAGAAACCCTTTTTGCTGCAG is drawn from Nitrospinota bacterium and contains these coding sequences:
- a CDS encoding helix-turn-helix domain-containing protein, producing MEILRIVENSELSIRQALKEFGIHRSTIYNWYRKYLEDGLVSLKPKKPKVRTFQVNPLKLTIIRSYSAFSTYFGVIVSCRISSLYPKTTLPALFYQFDEVGIAIAV
- the urtE gene encoding urea ABC transporter ATP-binding subunit UrtE, yielding MLKVQELNQFYGESHTLWDVNLNVFPGTCTCLMGRNGVGKTTLLKTIMGLLPVTSGSIKLEDCELAKQPAELRAHKGIGYVPQGREIFTQLSVEENLRVGLLARGDGLREIPEFIFEIFPVLKQMLTRRGGDLSGGQQQQLAIGRALILNPKLLILDEPTEGIQPNIVREIGDIIIRLNQEKGLTILLVEQKLPFARRVAQKFCILDKGRDVVADDMENLGEEIINQYLTV
- the urtD gene encoding urea ABC transporter ATP-binding protein UrtD; amino-acid sequence: MSGVHIKDDSIDTTHGCILYLENITVSFDGFKALNELNLYIDDGELRCIIGPNGAGKTTMMDVITGKTRPDHGTVFFGQNHDLTKMAEYEISHAGIGRKFQKPTVFLNHTVFENLELALHTKKNVWQSLIKPLTSEQKETIEKDLETIGLQDQKDLRAGLLSHGQKQWLEIGMLLVQDPRLLLIDEPVAGMTHQETEHTAELLKSLAGKHSIVVVEHEMDFIRSIANRVTVLHEGHVLAEGKMEDVQNDSKVIEVYLGS
- the urtC gene encoding urea ABC transporter permease subunit UrtC, with amino-acid sequence MIIKFMHLHSYREWFVILTLLVLSTVLLPLSNLLVPEESFFHVPDYMFALMGKYLCYALVALAMDLIWGYTGILSLGHGVFFSMGGYAMGMYLMRSVGKEGVYKSDLPDFMVFLDWKELPWYWYGFDYFAFTLLVILVLPALFAFIFGYFAFKSRIKGVYFAIITQAMTFALMLLFFRNETGFGGNNGLTDFKRILGYSLQEPSTKMSLYVITVIVLFLSYIISRYIVQSKLGRVLTAIRDAESRVMFSGYNTIHYKLFIWTLSAFFCGIAGALYVPQVGIINPSEMQPANSIEMAIWVAVGGRGTLSGALVGAGLVNGAKSWFTVAAPDYWLYFLGALFIVVTLFFPKGFAGIFDRFNSKEKLRESA